CTCTGGTAATGTCTCAAGCTGCGGACCACCTTGTGCCTGGTGGCAGTGCAGAAACAAGCCTTCCTGCAGTGCCAGTGACTGGTACTCTGCTGCCAGCACAGACTGCTCGCACCTTCAGCACTGACAAACATCTGTAGGGACCGTCTGTTTGGGtcgacactgtattttaaagttgCCAGTTTCCACACGGTTGAGGGGCGTAGTGAATTCTTGGGGTATTTGTGTGGAGATTGGATTAGTTTGTTTTCGTTTTTAGATTCCCTCAAGCTGCTTTGCATTTGCAGATGTAGAGCCGATGAAGAGCATGCTCATGATTGGAGGCGCGGTCTGTGGCTGCAATATGATTAATCTTGTGTTACAAACACTgggatttatatttaaaaaaaaacccatAAAGACATAccacaggaaaataaatggagTGGAGTCGCCACATGgcttgtgtgtttctctctctgggCTTCTGGGTCCTGTGATTTAATGTGCAGTTCCTGTGAGACCCTGACTGAATGCCAAaggttttaaaaacacattcataaTTAATCCTCCATTTCCAGTAAGGGAACTGCCTGACTCCCAGGTCTGGAGGGATGTGGAGAAGAGCACTGCCTGCCTGGTGTAACCAGGACTATTCCTGTACTGACTATTACAAATCTCAGACGCGGTGATGCATCGCAGGGATGTGCAGCAATATGAGCATGTTAGGGGACTGTTTCAATAACCTGGTTAGCTCAATCAGAAAAGCACGGCACTCTTCACCTCCAAAAATAACACCCTGTACCCTATGACACTCTGTAGCTGTTCCCTGCATTGGGAACTATAAAACATGCATCCCACAGCCCCCCGTTCTAGCAGCACTACTCCACTGTTATGTACGGTTAGTAGCCCCTGTGGAGAACTTTATTAAAGACTGCAGGAAGCATCTTCTCCATGTCAAAGTCAATGGTCGATTGTGGGGATGTGAataaatttgtgtttttttcaaagatgccatttttggtaaacatttTTGTTGCTCGGTGCATTGTTAGTATTTACAGTTTTACATGTTATTGTATTCTTGCACAGTTGTATTTCTCCTGTTAAATAATGGAGGCCACTGTATATCATTtgacatatataatatatgttggTAAATGAAATCACAGATAATTTTACTAAGCTTTTACCAAAAAtgcttttaatgcatttaatggTTATTAAATGTTTATCCATGGGTGTCTACAATGAGTGCAGTTTATAGCACAATGTGACACATCATTCAGAATATATTCAAATGTTCTGAATATGGAGGCTACAGTATGTATATTaggatttaaatatttttaagtattttctacaaaaataataattaaaaatgatgtttgtttattaaacaaGATGTATCTTGAATAacttatatttcatattttattttcaatctctATATGGTATTTAGTTTGATAGTCTACATTCCGTGTCCTTTGTTGTGATATGTCGTATCTGAAGCACAGTGATCTTATAAtcttataaaatgtattgttttgaattctaaactgtgtgtgggggtgggtgtCTGGGGGGTCAAAGGTCACCCCGCCGAGCTCAAACCACGTGTCAGGGACGCGTCGTGTCGGGCACGCGCACGCCCTGACCGCCCGGGGGCGCCGTGCGCGCGGGGCATTGTGGGATAGTAGGTCCTCCGGCGGCGCGGTGCCGCCATGTCTCCAGGAGAGAAGCGGCGGGTCGCGCTGATCTCTGTCGCGGTCTTGGCTGTCTCGATCCTCTGCCTAGCTCTTTACTTTATACCCACTTTTCTTTACGTGTTACTCATCCTCGGTGTTTGCTGTGCGGCCTGCTTTTATCACAACGGCGGTCCGTCCCAGCACACCAGGTTAGGCCCTCATCCTCGACCTGGCCTGATCATCCCACCGGTTCTCAGACGCTGGTTGCCGGGGAAGACTGCGAACGGGGTGCCGTCGGCAGGCAGGGTCAGCTCCAGGGGCAACAGGGCTCGATTCATTAAAGGCAACCCCCGGGATTCGGCTCCACACAGCCGGGACAGGCGCTGGGATAGCCAGGGCGCCTCTCGGGGAGAGAGCGAGGAAGGCGGCTCGTTGTTGTTCAGCCCCCGGGATATTCTCATGGGGAGCTACCTGGGCAAGGCTGACAGCCCCGCCACAGCCGCGTCCCCAGCGAGGCGAGGTGGGGGGACTCTGGATCTGCGGGAGAGGCTGACCCGACCCAACAGTGCCGTGCACTCCCCCAACAGAAGGCTGTCATTCGGGTAGGTGCGGGGGGAGAGCCGCATGCTGGGAAACGTTTAAAAACACGACCTGCGCCTCGCTGCGAGCTGGACTCCAGCGACGGCGCGGTTCTGTGGTCCGccgggctgtgctgtgtgtgaaacCAAACCCAGCCCGCCGTGCGGCCGGCGCCTTCCCTCCAACTGTTTGAAAATGTGGGAGTATCTCTCCGGCGGGTGGCTTCCTATTCTGGGAGTTGGTGTTGTGGAGCCGGCGCGTCGCCTCTGTACGCAGCTGTCCGGGCGGCGCTGCCTGCAGCCTAAGTGCAGCTCCGACACACTGACGACAGCGGGATTCACGGCCACACTGTCGGTATtacctgtgcgtgtgtgtgtctgtttctgtgcgtgtgtgtgtctgtttctgtgtgtgcgtgcgtgtgtgtgtctctgtgtgtgcgtgtgtgtgtgtctgtttctgtgtgtgtgtgtctgtttctgtgcgtgtgtgtgtctctgggtctctgtctgtgtgtgtgtgtttctttgtatgtgtgtgtgtctgtgtatgtgtgtgtatgtgtgtgtgtgtagatacgttttttgtttaaagcgTCTGATTTTTGTGCTTTGGGTGTCGATTGACACTGTGCTTTTGATTTACCGTGACCAGGTCATTCATCGGTTCTTTATGTGGCGCTTCACAAGGATGGGGCATCTATGATGAGATCTGCACCAGACGGGGGCTGTTACTGCTCCAGCggttttctatatttatttattagttcaGTTTGACCTACAGTAAGATTTTGACATTCTTGCTCAAATCTATCAAATTACACGGCCAATCGTGATTGTCATGCAATAACGTAATGTTTTGAAGTGATATCAGTTCAAAGAGTTTCTATAAATTAAGAACTGTCACTTGTATTTTGTTGGCCATTATTTAAAAGTAAAGCAGTAAACTACTTCACTATTGTACAGATCACGTTTTTAACGTAGGCTACTTGTTTGACTTTCTCAATTAAGACATATTTGATCATGCTTTAGATCATGTTGCTACATTTCCTTGAAGCTATTTTAAGTTCAAGGGGTGAAATTGTATGTTTAGGCTTCGCTGTGCGTTTAATTTATGTACTATTCCTCAAAGACAGTTTAGGTCATCATTTAGGTTGTGGTGACTTTTGTGAGCTATGTATCGTTCTTGGatttcagttatgaaaagtTACTCCACTGTGAATAATGATTTCAGTGCATTTGTGTTGCAtggtaacatttaaatacatgaaaatcctAACTGTCCTCCCCGTTGTGTGCAGCAGAGTTCAGCCACTGTCTGCCAAGAATTTGACTAGTGTCTTCATTTGTTTCCATGCATGTTGGCTTTTGCGTTCCTATACACTAATTTAAACCACACTACAGCAATGTAGAAGTCTCTCCTCCGCCAGCCTGCCTGTGTCCATCACTCTCTTCAGATTTGCTCCTGAACGGGCCTCGGCACAAGGGGCTTTATAGCTCTGAGCTCTGGCAGCACTACCATGCCGTAGACCAGTGTGTAATTGGtccaattaaccaattagtGTCAGTGATCCGTGCTGGACAGGGTGTGTATCTAATGATCCCCCCCCACCTGCTGGAGTAAAGTGACCTGCTCACTCTTCTGTATCTCTACCCAGCAGGGAGCCGGTGGCCGTGCCGGGCCGGTTCACCATCACCCCGCAGAGACACTACCCCCTGCAGCAAGCTGGCTCCTCCTCCCTGGGTGTGCTGCCGCCTCTGCAGTGGGACGGCTACCGCAGGAAGAACGTCCTGACGCCACGCAACTCCGGCGCCCTGCACAGCCCGGTGACTGTGAGGATCGCCAGGCCGGACGCCAGCCGCCTGCACTCCCCGCTGTGAGTGACGGTGAACGTCTCCTCTCCCTGCCAGTCCCGTCCACCGCTGCATGACATCTCCCACTTCTGTCCCCGGTCTCCCCTCACCCTCCGCTCTCGTTTCAGCTTCGACCAGGTGTCCTCCCCGCTGGCTCCCCTGTCCCCAGGGTTGGGGGCGCCCTCTGACCCTTGCGCGAAGGAAACGGTGCTGAACGCGCTCAAGGAGAGCCGCAAGAGGGAGAACGATGAAGAGGAGGAGCGGGGCTACAGTGCCGGGCAAGACAGCAAGAGGAGGTAAGAGTAGCTGtgcgttctctctctctctctctcattattgTTACCTCAGCAGGACCTCTTAAAATGCATTCTGTGTTAAATCTAGCTATTCACAGCCTGTCCCCGTGTCAGGAATGTTAGCCAGTTGCCCATATTGTCTGAAAATGCCTGATAGACTATGAACGCCACTTCCTGTGCCCGGGCGTGCGACCTGTATCAGGTGGTGGTGTGCAGGATGGGAATGTGTGCAGCTCTGTGTTGTGCAGTAAACCGAACTTCCTGCGTTTCAGGCGGCATGACAGCAATGGCAGTGCCCACTCAGCCTTCGAGCCGCTCCTCGCCAACGGGGCTCCCTCCCTCCTGGTGCCCAAGTGAGTTTCCCCGTCGAGCCAGGTCTCCCGTCTGATCTGGCACAATGCtctgctctctctgtcctctgtgAGCCGCATGCGTGACACTGCtgcatgttattttttatttcttccgcCTCCCAAGTTCTCGCATGCTTAAAACAGAGTGAGGGGTGGGCCGTTcctctcgtgtgtgtgtgtgtgtgtgtgtgtgtgtgtgtgtgtgtgtcggaggGCTGTGTTGGAGGTTGTAGAGGAGGATGTTTTGTACCTGCAGTCTGTTTTGTTGTCGCCAGTGGGTTGCGCACCTGTGTCCCCGGGCTGACGTGCGACTGTGGCCAGAAACCACGGCTTCCTCTGCGATCAGGCGTGTTTGAGTTTGTTTTTTCCGGTTCCTGTCTGCCTCTGAGACGTGACGATGGCAGTACAAGTCTGATCTTTACAGCAGAGATGCACAGTTACCGATGCCCCcctaaaccccccccccccaccagccgAGTGCAGGACGGGGCTGCAGGTGGCTTTCACTGATTCACAGAATGAGTCCCCCGGGTTTCTTCCCCGGTGTGAGACTAATTCAGATGGCTGGAGCAGGGTTTAAACTGGTTTATTGGTTTCATGTTTTTGGCGAACTTTGGCCCAGACTgaactctccccccccccccccccacacacacacaggcccggCACTCTGAAGAGAGGAGCGAACTCTCTGGCCCCAGAGGAGTCGGTGATGAAGAGGTCTCGTACTTCATCCATCAGCTCCCTCAGCTCGGCGCTGAGCCCCGGGGGGACACTGGGCTCGGCCCGCAACCCCATCCTCAGCTCCTACAGCTCCTCCAGGGGCTTCGCACAGGTGAGACCCCAGCAaggcacagcaccgcaccaccCTGAGCGCGGCACGGCACATACCGAGTTTTATAATTGTGTTCATTGCAAATGCTCTTGGTACTGCAGTTGTTCCGGCGAGTGGCCCCGGAGTGTTTCACTGTGTGCAGCGAGGCGGGGTGAAGGGCAGCGACGTTCTCCCAGTGCAGGTCTGTGCTGGGCCGGTTTAGTGACCTGCGTATGTTTGTTTTCAGAAGAAGACTTCTGCCCTCGGGCTCTCCCCCCTGTCCAGCCCAGGCTCCTCTCGCTCCCAGACGCCCGAGCGGCCCCCCAAGAAGCCCAGGTATGGAACCCCTCGCTCACCTGTCAGACTAGACCCTCCTCTCTGTCGTGGGCTTCTCGGTTAAGTTACCCAAACACGAGGGAGGCCTGGCGCTGAACTGCGGATGTGTTGGGTGTTGAGGGACGGCCAGGGGGGAATGTTGGgattgttgtctttttttttgttacttcCACGTGGTTTTAAAGTGCAGCATTTGTCTCCCTTTACCTGAAAcctcctctctcactctctcagggAGGACGAGTCTCGGTCGTCCGGCTTTGTGTCCCCGGCCAAGTCTGACCGAACGCAGAAGGACATGGACACAGAGACAGGTTAGAGCCCCCTCTGTCCCTATCCTCTGCCAACTTCCTCTCTGTGACCCGGCCCCATTGATCTGGTCCATCTCTCCGCAGTGTCCCCCTCTCCGGCGCTCAGGCAGCCCTTGGCGGTGTCCTCTCCGGCCTCCGGTGGCACGGACAGCAGCCGTAAGCGCAAGATACAGCTGGTGTCCAGCCGCAGGGGCGACCACATCTCCCTGGTGAGAACCATCCCGTCCCCATTGCTGTgcgtgtatttgtttttgccaGGCGGCAACAATGTTTTGCGGGAAACCCTGACATTTTCTCCTCCCCCGCCCTCTGACTCTGTGTACTGTGCCGCTGGCAGCCCCCTCCCCCGGAGCTCGGCTACACCATCACGGTGGGCGACCTGGACTCTGAGAAGAAGGCGGCGCTCAGCAGGATCCGGAAGGTTCTGGAGGAGGCCGGTGAGTTCTGGTGGCTGTTAGTGCTTCACTAGAGACTTGAGCTGGAGCTACTGGGGGGTGTTGTAGTAAATGTCAACACAATTCTTAAGACTGCGTTTGTAGTAGATTCACAGATAGTCCACCAGCCCACAATGCCCGGTGTCCTTCTGTCCTGACACACTGTTACAATGTTTCCATTTGCAGAGCCGGTGAAGACCACCGCACCCCCCAGTGTTCCCACCTTCTCCCCGGTCGCAGTGTCCAGCCCTGGCCCCACCAGTCTCCTGCTGGGCTTGGGCACCACCCTGGACCCCACACCCTCGGCAGCCCCCACCACCACTGCCCCGGCCCCCATGGCAGTCCCTGCTGGTGTTGCCAGTGCTTTCACCGCCGCGATCACCACGGCTGCCCAGCCCTTCCCGGCTGCTCCTGCCACCAGCGCCGCCATCACCAACCCGCTGCTGGAGTCCCTGAGGAAGATGCAGAACAGCCCCTCCGCCAGCAGCCTGGCCCCCtcaggtgtgtgtctgtctgtgtgtgtacaggGGGGTGAATTGCTAAACTGGTCAGGGTTTCCAGATTAACTCAAGTCGTGTTTCCGCAGCCGCTCCAGTGATCAGTGTGGCGGTGCTGAAGGGTCCGACGCCGACTCCAGCCCTGTCCAGTGCGGGTCTGTCCATGTCCAGCCCGGCGGCCCCTGCCTCCCTGCTGCCCAGTGCCGGCGTGGTGAAGACTGAGCCCAGCCTGGCCCCCCCTCAGCTCTCCTTCTCCGCAGCTCCCTCCACCCTGACCCCCTCCGGCTCCCTCTCCACCTCGGCCTTCAGCCAGGTGCTGCCCGGCCCGGCCACCCCCAGCACCGCCgccgctgcctcctccctgGCGGGGGCTGTGACCTTCGGGATGCAAGGGATGGCTCAGCCGGCGGTCCCTCCCTCCTCCACCAGCACCTCCTCCGTGTCCACGGGCAACCTACTCCCGTCTGCCTTCAAGCCCGTGTTCGGGACCCCCGCCCCGGCcgtcaccaccaccacctctgCCGCGGCACCGAGCTTCAAGCCCGTGTTCGGGAGTGCCACGGCGGGCAGCGCGTTCGGGCAGCCGGCCCCCACGCCTGCCGCCACCACGACCAGCAGCTCTATGTTCGGTGTGATCTCCTCAACCCCGGCCACTGTGTCCGGCGCCCCCACACCGGCCAAATCTGCGTTCGGGAGCTGGGGAGCCCCAGCCCCTGCCAGCAACACGGCCCCCACCACCACCGCAGGAAGCTCCTTCCAGTTCGGCACCCCCCCGGCTGCCACGGCCGCTCCTGCTCCCTCCTTCAACTCCACCGGCCCCATGTTCCAATTCGGCAAGGCAGCGGCCGGTGTCCCCACCCCTAACCCCGCCCCCACTGCCCAGCCCAGCTTCTCGTTCGGCCAGCCCCCCAGTGGGCAGCCGGCCTCCACCACCACGTTCGGGGGCTTCGGCATGTCGGCCGCCCCCATCACCACCACGGCCCCCGCCTCCATCGCCGCCGTCCCTGTCTCCACCTCGGCCTCCGCCTCGACGACAGCCCCCCaggccagccagactggcttcTCCTTTGGGAAGGCCTTTGACGGCCCGTCTGCGTTTGGCAGCGTGGCCCCCTGTGGCCTGGCCAAGCCCTTCGGGTTCGGGGCCGGCGGTGCCGTGGCGGCGACCGGCACTTCGGCCTTCGCTTTCGGAGGGGCAGCAACCAGCACAGCTGCCACGGCGCCCCCCCCCTCCTTCGGGACAACCGCCCCGCCTGCGTTCGGCAGCGGCTCCTCCGGCTCCACCGGCTTCTGCTTCGGGGCTCCAGCCGCCACACCCCCTGCCACTGCCCCTCCCGCCTTCGGCTCCGCCACGCAGGCCTCCGTGGCCCCACCTGCCTTCGGCTCTACCACACAGGCCTCCGTGGCCCCTCCCGCCTTCGGCTCCACCACGCAGGCCTCTACCGGCCAGCTCAACCCCGTCACCGGCTTCTCCTTTGGGGGGCCCGCCACGACCCTGCCCAGCACCGCCCTTCCCAGCCAGAGCGCCCCCCAGCCCACCCCGGGGGGGTTCAGTTTCGGAGCTTCCCTCTCCAGCAGCCAGTTCGGAACGCCCGCCCCCCCCGCACAGAACCAGACCTTCGCCTTCGGCAACAACAAGGACGGCAAACCTGCATTCGGTGAGTCATGGCCCCCGCCGCAGCACACGGGGGGTGGCGAGAGTGACGTGTTCATTTAAACAGTGAATTATTATCGTTGTCATTATTGGTGGGGTATGACTACAATACCTTAATTTATTCATTGCTTAACCAATACATTGTTGCATTCACATCTGAAAGTGGGAGGTGGATCGTCAGGGTGTCCGTGGGGGACATGATATAGGAGGGGGTCCCGGCCGCTGTGCAATGTTTTCCATGTAACGCGTCTCCGGTTTTCCCCAGGTTTCAACTTCGGCGGCGCAGGTTTAAGTGGTAAGTGCAGTACCGCTGTGTGGCTGCCTGCCCTGCTTCAGCACTCGCCCGCCCCCCCCTCACCCCCACCTCACCCCTGCTCTGTCTGTGGGGGCTGGTAGCGtcgttcccccccccccacccagggGAGCCCCCCTAGAGATGGCTCACTCCTGCTGACTGGCAAAGCTTATTATTGGCGTCTCTCCTGCTTTTCCTTCTTGATATGGCAGTGCCGGGACTGGGCCTCGCTGCAAACCCCCCCGCCCCAGCCAGGCCTCTGTGCTCTGCCGCCCCCCCGCTGCAGGCCTGGCGGCTGCTTGATACGAGATGAGGAGAGCTGGTGACCGTGGGGATGACTCTGCGGTCAGGAGCCCCTCTGGCCgtctttatttttccacatttacCAGGGTAGACGTGAATCTCTTGCTTCAGAAGAGGACCTCATGTGAAAAGAGATGTCCGAGGGTGGGGCTGCTTGCAGGTCATGCGGGAGCGGGGGTCTCT
This sequence is a window from Amia ocellicauda isolate fAmiCal2 chromosome 22, fAmiCal2.hap1, whole genome shotgun sequence. Protein-coding genes within it:
- the pom121 gene encoding nuclear envelope pore membrane protein POM 121 isoform X5, with translation MSPGEKRRVALISVAVLAVSILCLALYFIPTFLYVLLILGVCCAACFYHNGGPSQHTRLGPHPRPGLIIPPVLRRWLPGKTANGVPSAGRVSSRGNRARFIKGNPRDSAPHSRDRRWDSQGASRGESEEGGSLLFSPRDILMGSYLGKADSPATAASPARRGGGTLDLRERLTRPNSAVHSPNRRLSFGREPVAVPGRFTITPQRHYPLQQAGSSSLGVLPPLQWDGYRRKNVLTPRNSGALHSPVTVRIARPDASRLHSPLFDQVSSPLAPLSPGLGAPSDPCAKETVLNALKESRKRENDEEEERGYSAGQDSKRRRHDSNGSAHSAFEPLLANGAPSLLVPKPGTLKRGANSLAPEESVMKRSRTSSISSLSSALSPGGTLGSARNPILSSYSSSRGFAQKKTSALGLSPLSSPGSSRSQTPERPPKKPREDESRSSGFVSPAKSDRTQKDMDTETVSPSPALRQPLAVSSPASGGTDSSRKRKIQLVSSRRGDHISLPPPPELGYTITVGDLDSEKKAALSRIRKVLEEAEPVKTTAPPSVPTFSPVAVSSPGPTSLLLGLGTTLDPTPSAAPTTTAPAPMAVPAGVASAFTAAITTAAQPFPAAPATSAAITNPLLESLRKMQNSPSASSLAPSAAPVISVAVLKGPTPTPALSSAGLSMSSPAAPASLLPSAGVVKTEPSLAPPQLSFSAAPSTLTPSGSLSTSAFSQVLPGPATPSTAAAASSLAGAVTFGMQGMAQPAVPPSSTSTSSVSTGNLLPSAFKPVFGTPAPAVTTTTSAAAPSFKPVFGSATAGSAFGQPAPTPAATTTSSSMFGVISSTPATVSGAPTPAKSAFGSWGAPAPASNTAPTTTAGSSFQFGTPPAATAAPAPSFNSTGPMFQFGKAAAGVPTPNPAPTAQPSFSFGQPPSGQPASTTTFGGFGMSAAPITTTAPASIAAVPVSTSASASTTAPQASQTGFSFGKAFDGPSAFGSVAPCGLAKPFGFGAGGAVAATGTSAFAFGGAATSTAATAPPPSFGTTAPPAFGSGSSGSTGFCFGAPAATPPATAPPAFGSATQASVAPPAFGSTTQASVAPPAFGSTTQASTGQLNPVTGFSFGGPATTLPSTALPSQSAPQPTPGGFSFGASLSSSQFGTPAPPAQNQTFAFGNNKDGKPAFGTSTPAFGQGSAGGPIPFGSPGTPAPGFSALPASPFAATPGASFSIGSGSKPSARQRLQARRQHTRKK
- the pom121 gene encoding nuclear envelope pore membrane protein POM 121 isoform X3 translates to MSPGEKRRVALISVAVLAVSILCLALYFIPTFLYVLLILGVCCAACFYHNGGPSQHTRLGPHPRPGLIIPPVLRRWLPGKTANGVPSAGRVSSRGNRARFIKGNPRDSAPHSRDRRWDSQGASRGESEEGGSLLFSPRDILMGSYLGKADSPATAASPARRGGGTLDLRERLTRPNSAVHSPNRRLSFGREPVAVPGRFTITPQRHYPLQQAGSSSLGVLPPLQWDGYRRKNVLTPRNSGALHSPVTVRIARPDASRLHSPLFDQVSSPLAPLSPGLGAPSDPCAKETVLNALKESRKRENDEEEERGYSAGQDSKRRRHDSNGSAHSAFEPLLANGAPSLLVPKPGTLKRGANSLAPEESVMKRSRTSSISSLSSALSPGGTLGSARNPILSSYSSSRGFAQKKTSALGLSPLSSPGSSRSQTPERPPKKPREDESRSSGFVSPAKSDRTQKDMDTETVSPSPALRQPLAVSSPASGGTDSSRKRKIQLVSSRRGDHISLPPPPELGYTITVGDLDSEKKAALSRIRKVLEEAEPVKTTAPPSVPTFSPVAVSSPGPTSLLLGLGTTLDPTPSAAPTTTAPAPMAVPAGVASAFTAAITTAAQPFPAAPATSAAITNPLLESLRKMQNSPSASSLAPSAAPVISVAVLKGPTPTPALSSAGLSMSSPAAPASLLPSAGVVKTEPSLAPPQLSFSAAPSTLTPSGSLSTSAFSQVLPGPATPSTAAAASSLAGAVTFGMQGMAQPAVPPSSTSTSSVSTGNLLPSAFKPVFGTPAPAVTTTTSAAAPSFKPVFGSATAGSAFGQPAPTPAATTTSSSMFGVISSTPATVSGAPTPAKSAFGSWGAPAPASNTAPTTTAGSSFQFGTPPAATAAPAPSFNSTGPMFQFGKAAAGVPTPNPAPTAQPSFSFGQPPSGQPASTTTFGGFGMSAAPITTTAPASIAAVPVSTSASASTTAPQASQTGFSFGKAFDGPSAFGSVAPCGLAKPFGFGAGGAVAATGTSAFAFGGAATSTAATAPPPSFGTTAPPAFGSGSSGSTGFCFGAPAATPPATAPPAFGSATQASVAPPAFGSTTQASVAPPAFGSTTQASTGQLNPVTGFSFGGPATTLPSTALPSQSAPQPTPGGFSFGASLSSSQFGTPAPPAQNQTFAFGNNKDGKPAFGFNFGGAGLSGTSTPAFGQGSAGGPIPFGSPGTPAPGFSALPASPFAATPGASFSIGSGSKPSARQRLQARRQHTRKK
- the pom121 gene encoding nuclear envelope pore membrane protein POM 121 isoform X2; the encoded protein is MSPGEKRRVALISVAVLAVSILCLALYFIPTFLYVLLILGVCCAACFYHNGGPSQHTRLGPHPRPGLIIPPVLRRWLPGKTANGVPSAGRVSSRGNRARFIKGNPRDSAPHSRDRRWDSQGASRGESEEGGSLLFSPRDILMGSYLGKADSPATAASPARRGGGTLDLRERLTRPNSAVHSPNRRLSFGREPVAVPGRFTITPQRHYPLQQAGSSSLGVLPPLQWDGYRRKNVLTPRNSGALHSPVTVRIARPDASRLHSPLFDQVSSPLAPLSPGLGAPSDPCAKETVLNALKESRKRENDEEEERGYSAGQDSKRRRHDSNGSAHSAFEPLLANGAPSLLVPKPGTLKRGANSLAPEESVMKRSRTSSISSLSSALSPGGTLGSARNPILSSYSSSRGFAQKTSALGLSPLSSPGSSRSQTPERPPKKPREDESRSSGFVSPAKSDRTQKDMDTETVSPSPALRQPLAVSSPASGGTDSSRKRKIQLVSSRRGDHISLPPPPELGYTITVGDLDSEKKAALSRIRKVLEEAEPVKTTAPPSVPTFSPVAVSSPGPTSLLLGLGTTLDPTPSAAPTTTAPAPMAVPAGVASAFTAAITTAAQPFPAAPATSAAITNPLLESLRKMQNSPSASSLAPSAAPVISVAVLKGPTPTPALSSAGLSMSSPAAPASLLPSAGVVKTEPSLAPPQLSFSAAPSTLTPSGSLSTSAFSQVLPGPATPSTAAAASSLAGAVTFGMQGMAQPAVPPSSTSTSSVSTGNLLPSAFKPVFGTPAPAVTTTTSAAAPSFKPVFGSATAGSAFGQPAPTPAATTTSSSMFGVISSTPATVSGAPTPAKSAFGSWGAPAPASNTAPTTTAGSSFQFGTPPAATAAPAPSFNSTGPMFQFGKAAAGVPTPNPAPTAQPSFSFGQPPSGQPASTTTFGGFGMSAAPITTTAPASIAAVPVSTSASASTTAPQASQTGFSFGKAFDGPSAFGSVAPCGLAKPFGFGAGGAVAATGTSAFAFGGAATSTAATAPPPSFGTTAPPAFGSGSSGSTGFCFGAPAATPPATAPPAFGSATQASVAPPAFGSTTQASVAPPAFGSTTQASTGQLNPVTGFSFGGPATTLPSTALPSQSAPQPTPGGFSFGASLSSSQFGTPAPPAQNQTFAFGNNKDGKPAFGFNFGGAGLSGTSTPAFGQGSAGGPIPFGSPGTPAPGFSALPASPFAATPGASFSIGSGSKPSARQRLQARRQHTRKK
- the pom121 gene encoding nuclear envelope pore membrane protein POM 121 isoform X1, with the protein product MSPGEKRRVALISVAVLAVSILCLALYFIPTFLYVLLILGVCCAACFYHNGGPSQHTRLGPHPRPGLIIPPVLRRWLPGKTANGVPSAGRVSSRGNRARFIKGNPRDSAPHSRDRRWDSQGASRGESEEGGSLLFSPRDILMGSYLGKADSPATAASPARRGGGTLDLRERLTRPNSAVHSPNRRLSFGEPVAVPGRFTITPQRHYPLQQAGSSSLGVLPPLQWDGYRRKNVLTPRNSGALHSPVTVRIARPDASRLHSPLFDQVSSPLAPLSPGLGAPSDPCAKETVLNALKESRKRENDEEEERGYSAGQDSKRRRHDSNGSAHSAFEPLLANGAPSLLVPKPGTLKRGANSLAPEESVMKRSRTSSISSLSSALSPGGTLGSARNPILSSYSSSRGFAQKKTSALGLSPLSSPGSSRSQTPERPPKKPREDESRSSGFVSPAKSDRTQKDMDTETVSPSPALRQPLAVSSPASGGTDSSRKRKIQLVSSRRGDHISLPPPPELGYTITVGDLDSEKKAALSRIRKVLEEAEPVKTTAPPSVPTFSPVAVSSPGPTSLLLGLGTTLDPTPSAAPTTTAPAPMAVPAGVASAFTAAITTAAQPFPAAPATSAAITNPLLESLRKMQNSPSASSLAPSAAPVISVAVLKGPTPTPALSSAGLSMSSPAAPASLLPSAGVVKTEPSLAPPQLSFSAAPSTLTPSGSLSTSAFSQVLPGPATPSTAAAASSLAGAVTFGMQGMAQPAVPPSSTSTSSVSTGNLLPSAFKPVFGTPAPAVTTTTSAAAPSFKPVFGSATAGSAFGQPAPTPAATTTSSSMFGVISSTPATVSGAPTPAKSAFGSWGAPAPASNTAPTTTAGSSFQFGTPPAATAAPAPSFNSTGPMFQFGKAAAGVPTPNPAPTAQPSFSFGQPPSGQPASTTTFGGFGMSAAPITTTAPASIAAVPVSTSASASTTAPQASQTGFSFGKAFDGPSAFGSVAPCGLAKPFGFGAGGAVAATGTSAFAFGGAATSTAATAPPPSFGTTAPPAFGSGSSGSTGFCFGAPAATPPATAPPAFGSATQASVAPPAFGSTTQASVAPPAFGSTTQASTGQLNPVTGFSFGGPATTLPSTALPSQSAPQPTPGGFSFGASLSSSQFGTPAPPAQNQTFAFGNNKDGKPAFGFNFGGAGLSGTSTPAFGQGSAGGPIPFGSPGTPAPGFSALPASPFAATPGASFSIGSGSKPSARQRLQARRQHTRKK